A genomic window from Labeo rohita strain BAU-BD-2019 chromosome 6, IGBB_LRoh.1.0, whole genome shotgun sequence includes:
- the rps19bp1 gene encoding ribosomal protein S19 binding protein 1, with amino-acid sequence MSASVIRRGLELFSDKDGVKRKQKKSSSSRKSALMEQISTDKQGVQRRIRQLQRPGGSARNTNTVKDKHVRSALDEYRKKQKKSQLKSNLEYFLGAGCKTQSKDSIKIVQQHSGRRACDQPDLPVSKPEEKSVFSEKDFKEFQKEYFSKL; translated from the exons ATGTCAGCCTCTGTGATCCGACGAGGACTTGAATTATTCAGCGACAAAG ATGGAGTGAAGCGTAAGCAGAAGAAGAGCAGCAGCTCTCGTAAATCCGCCTTGATGGAGCAGATCAGCACCGATAAACAGGGCGTTCAGAGGCGGATCCGACAGCTGCAGAGACCCGGAGGATCGGCGCGGAACACAAACACGGTCAAAGACAAACACGTCCGGTCTGCTCTGG ACGAATACAGAAAGAAGCAGAAGAAGAGTCAGCTGAAGTCAAATCTGGAGTATTTCCTGGGCGCTGGTTGTAAAACACAGAGCAAAGACTCGATAAAG ATCGTCCAGCAGCATTCGGGTCGCCGCGCCTGCGATCAGCCCGATCTGCCCGTCTCCAAACCGGAGGAGAAATCCGTCTTCAGTGAGAAGGACTTCAAGGAGTTCCAGAAGGAATATTTCTCAAAACTCTGA